The following coding sequences are from one Musa acuminata AAA Group cultivar baxijiao chromosome BXJ1-6, Cavendish_Baxijiao_AAA, whole genome shotgun sequence window:
- the LOC135676873 gene encoding probable LRR receptor-like serine/threonine-protein kinase At1g51880 translates to MQKLARRRRCFSSRNMAVIPCSILLLLFSVVAVQVGGQFTDGLGFISLDCGYGRDAQAYYVGPFSGITYVSDAPYTDSGETHNITLVYASVTLPQRFLTVRSFPSGARNCYTFKSMTPRLKYLIRASFFYGNYDSKNSSSVQFDLHLDVNFWKTMTVTNRSRRYYTETIMEATTDLISVCLVNTGRGTPFISSLELRPLNRTLYPVVNASLSLILSSRFDMGRLGDYVRFRSDPHDRIWNPFDDTTSLTKTLTDLTVENPVDDHFEAPNVVMETAVVPVKSNKLELSLATEPGGLDEYYAVLHFSELKPLLQNESRQFFVYLGGTLLNDAKPVTPDYLSSSAVYSTNPTSAPTHYNISLVSTSDSTLPPILNAVEVFSAMQNTIVPSDSRNVDAMVEIKGTYAVKRNWMGDPCMPKAYAWDGLNCTVDVAGVSRITAINLSHGALTGEISTSFANLSEIQYLDLSYNYLTGSIPAFLAYLPSLKYLDLANNELSGLVPSSLLTKSQNGSLTLRIEGNRNVCFNATSCEAKPKKTSPTIIVISCVIPVALLLMLVVLCILRKQQARGRHMKGSKEYAFQIDNRRFTYTELKKITKNFDRVLGNGGFGTVYYGQLENGIEVAVKMLSHTSSEEFVTEAQHLSRVHHRNLVSMIGYSIDGEHLALVYEYMSQGTLKEHLRESRGDRPLSWEQRLRIALEASQGLEYLHTGCKPSLIHRDVKTSNILLNERLEAKISDFGLSKAFENDERSHVSTKVVGTPGYLDPEYYVKNQLSEKSDVYSFGVVLLELITGQPPTLIGSEKIHIVEWVYERLAKGNVEDVVDKSLQGEYDVNCAWKIAYVALNCAMQSSTKRPTMTEVVMQLKERLALQSNLDETQLEHKNTLKLLKEHGEMHRISPFEIECASISDKDGPSAR, encoded by the exons ATGCAGAAACTGGCCAGGAGAAGGAGATGCTTCAGCTCGAGGAACATGGCCGTCATCCCATGCtcgattcttcttcttctgttctccGTGGTCGCTGTTCAGGTTGGAGGTCAGTTTACGGACGGTCTCG GTTTTATTAGCCTTGATTGTGGATATGGACGTGATGCTCAAGCATATTACGTGGGCCCATTTTCCGGTATAACATACGTCTCTGATGCTCCTTACACAGACAGTGGCGAGACTCATAACATAACCTTAGTATACGCATCAGTAACGCTCCCCCAGCGATTCCTCACCGTGAGAAGCTTCCCTAGTGGAGCTCGGAACTGCTACACCTTCAAATCAATGACCCCACGGCTTAAGTATCTCATCAGGGCATCATTCTTTTATGGCAACTATGATTCCAAAAACAGTTCTTCTGTTCAGTTTGATCTCCATCTTGACGTCAACTTTTGGAAGACGATGACTGTGACCAACAGATCGAGGAGGTATTACACAGAAACTATCATGGAAGCCACAACCGATCTGATATCAGTTTGCCTTGTGAACACTGGCCGTGGAACTCCCTTCATCTCTTCGCTGGAGCTCAGACCGCTCAACCGCACTCTTTATCCAGTCGTGAACGCATCTCTCAGTCTAATTCTCTCGTCGCGGTTTGACATGGGGCGGTTAGGTGATTACGTGAG GTTTCGTTCCGATCCCCATGATCGCATCTGGAATCCATTTGACGACACAACCTCTTTGACAAAGACATTAACTGATCTCACAGTCGAAAATCCAGTGGATGATCACTTTGAGGCACCTAATGTCGTCATGGAGACTGCAGTTGTCCCTGTGAAATCCAACAAACTGGAACTCAGTTTGGCAACAGAACCCGGGGGCCTCGATGAATACTACGCAGTCCTACACTTCTCTGAGCTGAAGCCACTGCTCCAGAATGAATCGAGGCAGTTCTTCGTCTACCTCGGAGGAACCTTGCTGAATGATGCCAAACCCGTCACCCCGGACTACCTTTCTTCCAGCGCTGTATACAGCACAAACCCTACTTCAGCACCTACTCACTACAACATCTCCCTTGTTTCCACAAGCGATTCCACCCTTCCACCTATCCTCAACGCAGTGGAGGTGTTTTCTGCAATGCAGAACACGATTGTGCCATCAGATAGCAGAAATG TTGATGCAATGGTGGAAATCAAAGGAACGTATGCTGTGAAGAGGAATTGGATGGGCGATCCATGCATGCCAAAAGCTTATGCTTGGGATGGATTGAATTGTACTGTTGATGTAGCTGGAGTTTCAAGGATCACTGCAAT AAATCTTTCGCACGGTGCTTTGACCGGCGAAATATCAACTTCTTTTGCCAACCTCAGTGAAATCCAATACTT GGATTTGTCTTACAATTACTTGACAGGGTCAATACCGGCATTTCTAGCATATCTGCCATCGCTGAAGTACCT AGATTTGGCAAACAATGAACTGAGTGGATTAGTACCTTCTTCTCTCCTTACAAAATCACAGAATGGATCACTTACTTTAAG AATCGAGGGCAATAGGAATGTTTGTTTCAATGCCACTTCATGCGAAGCAAAGCCGAAGAAAACTTCACCAACTATTATTGTTATATCCTGCGTAATTCCTGTCGCCTTGTTGCTGATGCTGGTAGTCCTCTGCATCCTGAGAAAGCAACAAG CCAGAGGTAGACACATGAAGGGGTCGAAAGAATACGCGTTCCAGATCGACAATCGACGATTCACGTACACGGAGCTGAAGAAGATCACGAAGAACTTCGACAGAGTTCTAGGGAACGGAGGGTTTGGGACTGTCTACTATGGCCAACTGGAGAACGGCATTGAAGTCGCTGTGAAGATGCTGTCTCACACATCATCAGAAGAGTTTGTCACCGAG GCCCAGCATTTGTCGAGGGTGCATCACAGGAATCTGGTTTCTATGATCGGCTACAGTATTGATGGAGAGCACCTGGCGTTGGTCTACGAGTACATGTCTCAGGGAACTCTCAAAGAGCATCTTAGAG AGTCTCGCGGCGATAGACCTTTGAGTTGGGAACAGCGACTCCGAATTGCTCTTGAAGCTTCACAAG GGCTGGAGTATTTGCACACCGGATGCAAGCCTTCACTGATCCATAGAGATGTCAAGACTTCAAACATCCTCTTGAACGAAAGATTAGAGGCGAAGATATCAGATTTTGGACTGTCCAAGGCTTTTGAAAATGATGAGCGCAGCCATGTATCAACCAAGGTCGTCGGCACCCCGGGATACCTTGATCCAGA GTACTACGTGAAGAACCAACTCAGCGAGAAGAGTGATGTGTACAGCTTTGGGGTGGTTCTCCTGGAACTGATCACAGGCCAACCTCCCACACTAATTGGTTCAGAAAAGATTCACATAGTTGAATGGGTTTACGAAAGGCTTGCGAAAGGGAACGTAGAGGACGTCGTCGACAAAAGCCTGCAAGGTGAGTATGATGTGAATTGTGCTTGGAAGATTGCCTACGTAGCTCTCAACTGTGCCATGCAATCCTCCACCAAGAGGCCGACGATGACGGAGGTGGTGATGCAGCTGAAAGAGAGGTTGGCACTGCAGAGTAATCTTGATGAGACCCAACTCGAACACAAAAACACTCTGAAACTACTTAAAGAACATGGTGAGATGCACCGGATCAGTCCGTTTGAGATCGAATGTGCAAGCATATCAGACAAAGATGGTCCATCAGCAAGATGA